One segment of Xiphias gladius isolate SHS-SW01 ecotype Sanya breed wild chromosome 1, ASM1685928v1, whole genome shotgun sequence DNA contains the following:
- the LOC120788954 gene encoding uncharacterized protein LOC120788954 isoform X3 encodes MTPNLNPFRVTWMQRIQVNAHVNVFSLSLCVFVHKMSVKLCSASGPEGNNASLQGTTVGGSKPLHRFIKGQPKIVGFILCGILYILTEHKPTKKTVTISLAVSVVTILGAFWTVLQILPEVLLANFLTHYDIHEDSSTETDDAAWSACYEAMGAMMEVIYLFYSLVGAIIFIVMSSLAGAALRSTKSQAIIVMTTAPTETPVE; translated from the exons ATGACACCTAACTTGAATCCTTTTCGTGTAACATGGATGCAGCGAATACAGGTGAATGCCCATGTTaatgttttcagtctgtctctgtgtgtgtttgtccataaGATGTCTGTTAAGCTCTGCTCTGCAAGTGGACCAGAAGGGAATAATGCAAGTCTTCAAGGCACCACAGTGGGGGGCAGCAAACCTTTACACCGCTTCATTAAAGGGCAACCCAAGATTGTTGGc TTCATCCTATGTGGGATTCTGTATATTCTGACAGAGCACAAGCCAACCAAGAAAACG GTCACCATATCATTGGCTGTGAGTGTTGTGACCATACTGGGGGCATTTTGGACTGTGTTGCAAATCCTGCCCGAAGTCTTACTTGCCAACTTCTTAACACACTATGACATTCATGAAGACAGTAGCACAGAGACTGATGATGCAGCATGGTCAGCATGTTATGAG GCAATGGGGGCAATGATGGAGGTGATCTATTTATTCTACAGTTTGGTTGgtgcaattattttcattgtaatgTCCTCTCTGGCCGGGGCTGCCCTGCGTTCCACAAAGAGCCAG GCCATTATAGTGATGACTACCGCGCCAACTGAAACTCCAGTTGAATGA
- the LOC120788954 gene encoding uncharacterized protein LOC120788954 isoform X2, which produces MSVKLCSASGPEGNNASLQGTTVGGSKPLHRFIKGQPKIVGIIVLVLGTSFILSIVMVGESTRQLSRTVIPPSFLLGMLFILCGILYILTEHKPTKKTVTISLAVSVVTILGAFWTVLQILPEVLLANFLTHYDIHEDSSTETDDAAWSACYEAMGAMMEVIYLFYSLVGAIIFIVMSSLAGAALRSTKSQAIIVMTTAPTETPVE; this is translated from the exons ATGTCTGTTAAGCTCTGCTCTGCAAGTGGACCAGAAGGGAATAATGCAAGTCTTCAAGGCACCACAGTGGGGGGCAGCAAACCTTTACACCGCTTCATTAAAGGGCAACCCAAGATTGTTGGc ATCATTGTGCTGGTCTTGGGCACGTCCTTTATCCTTTCCATCGTAATGGTGGGGGAAAGCACTAGACAACTCAGTAGGACAGTCATCCCGCCCAGCTTCTTGCTGGGAATGCTG TTCATCCTATGTGGGATTCTGTATATTCTGACAGAGCACAAGCCAACCAAGAAAACG GTCACCATATCATTGGCTGTGAGTGTTGTGACCATACTGGGGGCATTTTGGACTGTGTTGCAAATCCTGCCCGAAGTCTTACTTGCCAACTTCTTAACACACTATGACATTCATGAAGACAGTAGCACAGAGACTGATGATGCAGCATGGTCAGCATGTTATGAG GCAATGGGGGCAATGATGGAGGTGATCTATTTATTCTACAGTTTGGTTGgtgcaattattttcattgtaatgTCCTCTCTGGCCGGGGCTGCCCTGCGTTCCACAAAGAGCCAG GCCATTATAGTGATGACTACCGCGCCAACTGAAACTCCAGTTGAATGA
- the LOC120788954 gene encoding uncharacterized protein LOC120788954 isoform X1: MTPNLNPFRVTWMQRIQVNAHVNVFSLSLCVFVHKMSVKLCSASGPEGNNASLQGTTVGGSKPLHRFIKGQPKIVGIIVLVLGTSFILSIVMVGESTRQLSRTVIPPSFLLGMLFILCGILYILTEHKPTKKTVTISLAVSVVTILGAFWTVLQILPEVLLANFLTHYDIHEDSSTETDDAAWSACYEAMGAMMEVIYLFYSLVGAIIFIVMSSLAGAALRSTKSQAIIVMTTAPTETPVE; encoded by the exons ATGACACCTAACTTGAATCCTTTTCGTGTAACATGGATGCAGCGAATACAGGTGAATGCCCATGTTaatgttttcagtctgtctctgtgtgtgtttgtccataaGATGTCTGTTAAGCTCTGCTCTGCAAGTGGACCAGAAGGGAATAATGCAAGTCTTCAAGGCACCACAGTGGGGGGCAGCAAACCTTTACACCGCTTCATTAAAGGGCAACCCAAGATTGTTGGc ATCATTGTGCTGGTCTTGGGCACGTCCTTTATCCTTTCCATCGTAATGGTGGGGGAAAGCACTAGACAACTCAGTAGGACAGTCATCCCGCCCAGCTTCTTGCTGGGAATGCTG TTCATCCTATGTGGGATTCTGTATATTCTGACAGAGCACAAGCCAACCAAGAAAACG GTCACCATATCATTGGCTGTGAGTGTTGTGACCATACTGGGGGCATTTTGGACTGTGTTGCAAATCCTGCCCGAAGTCTTACTTGCCAACTTCTTAACACACTATGACATTCATGAAGACAGTAGCACAGAGACTGATGATGCAGCATGGTCAGCATGTTATGAG GCAATGGGGGCAATGATGGAGGTGATCTATTTATTCTACAGTTTGGTTGgtgcaattattttcattgtaatgTCCTCTCTGGCCGGGGCTGCCCTGCGTTCCACAAAGAGCCAG GCCATTATAGTGATGACTACCGCGCCAACTGAAACTCCAGTTGAATGA